Genomic DNA from Budorcas taxicolor isolate Tak-1 chromosome 5, Takin1.1, whole genome shotgun sequence:
ctccaatacaaaataaaaagtttaattcaaaataaaagaagTCATATGGTTTAGAATcccaaatctgatttttttacatttatcatGAGattgatttggaaaaaaatttttaaacaaaagggTTTTTGTATAACAGTGAAGAAATATATATGAGTTAGATAAAAGATTCCATTATCAGGACATGGATCTTAGACATTatgtaaaaaaaagtgaaatctgaAGAAGGGCGTTAAAACATTTCTCTCTTCACTGAGTGAGCAATTTAATCTCCTCCACAAGTCTTCTATTTGACAGTTTTCTGACATGCTCTTATTGCTGATTCTCGGTCTTGATGTGGTGATATTAATATAAAGTGAGTTTCCTGTTATCAAGAAAGAGATTATTCACAGGTTTTGACATCAACATCTGCTCTCTTCTGCTTTCTGGTCATTcccattgtgaaattattttcctcttgtcacacagttttgttttcttgggcaaccttttggggaagaatggaaaaACATGGTTAAGCAAGAGATAGGAAggcgtgtgtgtgtttataggTGTGTGTGGACAAACTGTGAGTTGCCTATAATGTGCTAGTAGTCTCTAAACCAGGTGCTTTTACTGGTGTTGATCCTCACAATCACTCTTCGATGCATCATTACCCTAATTGTTcacaaagagaaatggaaaaatggagGAAGTAATTTGCCCAGTGACAGACAAGAAATAAGCGAAAGAGGAAGATTACCCTTCCTACCCAGTGTTATTTCTGCTGCATTAAGCTGTCTCTTCTAAGATTGGATGGGAATCCTGGTAATGTCAAGACCTATAGATATCAATGTGGAGCTGAAATTAGGAGTGCATAGCCCTCAAGGCACTGTGCTCAAAGTACAGTTGCTGACCCAGAAGAGGTACACTAAAGAGGGAGGAAAATTCAGACTAACCCTAGACGAGTAGGTTATCTGGATATCAGATTTGGATGAACTGCAAACTGGCGTGCTCAGTGATTTACCATCCTGTTTCTTGATTCCCTTTCTGCTCCCTTTGGCTTTCTAGGGCTTTGTGCTGCATCCTCTCGTTGGCGTCTGATTGCTGCGACTCTGGGCATTTTATGCTCAGTGCTGCTGGTGATAACTGTGGTCCTGAGTACCTTGGGTAAGTATTGGTGGGGAAGATGAACAGCAACAGacatttaataagcatttataaTGTTTCAGGCACGCTTttaaggaaagtttttttttttttttaatgtggaccatttttaacttctttattcaatttattagaatgttacttctgttttatgttttgtttttttggccctaaggcctgtgggatcttagttcccagacaaaGGATAGAACTCATACCCTCTACACGGTAAACtgaagtgttaaccactggactaccagggaagtcccccaggcaCTCTTTTAACAGTATAACATAATCTAACTGGATCTGAACACCGACCCTTTGAATTGATGTTATGAGTTCTCACTTTATTTCTAGGGTCATAAACTAGTTAACATTAGGACCGTGATTAGAAATGCAGGCGATCTGTCTTGATAACTCATACTCTTATCTACAAGATCTCCTTGCATAGCTGGTTTCAAAGCTGTGGAATTCCTAGGATAAATTTAATGAAAGGAAAccagtggaggtgagggaagtgCACTTGGTGCTTATTTTCCTAAGAGATAAATTCCCTAAAGAATTTAAGCCATTTTTTGCATCTCATGATTTAAGGAAATTGTTTTACACCTGATCTTTAAACTCCTTTGGATAATATCAGGAAATACTCAAAGCACTTATGAAATTCTGAGTAGTTATTTTGTAATAGATGAATACGTTTCCTTAGATTTTATTGTTCATGAATTCCATTTTGGATAAAGTATTATTGTGCCTTTGAGAAGGGCATATGAAAGTATGAAAGATTTCTTAAGTAGTCATGTGTTTATTGAATACATTCTATGATATAGGCACCTGGCAGATTCTCAAGgaactctcatttttaaaataatataataaagaagATTTATTACTATTTCAAATCCATCGTGGTACTAAAGGACTATATTCCACTTGCCTCTTCCTTTCCCCCATCCTCCTATCtacttcatttttatcttttgtatgAAATCTTCTTTATGGaagttatttctttttccatctatTCAAGCTATCACCTATCTATCTACCATCTATCTCTGCCTCTCCATCAGCAATGTATTATCTGTTTCTCACTAATCAAGAATACATCCCTTTATATTCCAACAAAAATGTAAGTTTTTGGATTTTAATTCTCAAACATagtaaaaatgactttttttttcttctgtcattaCTATTGTTGTTGGTATATGAAGGTATTTGGAGATCCAGTTCAGGGAACAACCTGTTGAAGAGTGACAGCTTTCCATCAAGAAATAAAGACAACCAGAGTCAACCCACACAATCATCTTTAGAAGATAGTGTGATACCTACCAAGGCTCTCACGACCACAGGCAAGGGCAGAGTCAAAGATTAATAAGATCCTTGATTCAGAAGGGTGAACTTTTGGTACTAAGGCTTGGAGCAGGGGATGAAGAAAGTACTTTTACATGTGGTGATGCTACATTCAAATAAAGCCCACAGCAATATTATCTCAGTAAAATAAGTCCTCTGTAAtatacaagggcttccctaggggctcagataacaaagtatctgcctgcaatgcaggagatccagattgCAAAGTGATAGCATAAATACCTTATGAACTTAGTTGAATCTCCAACTTAGTTGGATTTTTTTCAAATCACtaatttttcacatatttaagCTTTTAGAGGTTTGTGTAATTTGATTTGAAGGAACAGAATGGGTTCTCACATGATAgggaaaagacattttaaagtgATATAGTTAAGATAGGAAATATGACAccagaaaaggtaaaaaaaaaacaaaagaatagaaaaaggaaagaaggaaaagtgtTGCTAAGAATTTAAAGGTTCATTGATATGTTTAATATCTATAAACCTAATAAATATGTTTCTGAAAACCAgttaagtttgtttttctttaatcatgcaaattaattgatttaattaCCATTTTGTATACAGTAGACTTTAATCCCAATATTTGGACTTCAATTTTCCATCTCTGAACACATACCTCTTCACTGTCTTTATCACATTACTCTGTAACGTGAATGAGTGCTCTTATACTTTTCTTATATGATGAATTGCATTCTGAAATAGATGTCACACTTGTAAAATAAGTCAACATGAAATGATTGTATATCTCAATGACTGATATTGCATTGATTTATTTTGAGAGTTATCATGGAGAAAAGGAGTTCTGAGCTGACAGTAAAGGCATGGAAGACAagacaagaaagaaaggagagttgATAGTCTAAAACACTGCAGTCACTCAGTTATTTTTTAGCAGTAGATGAATAAGGGGTTTAGTATGATCCCTTCTGTGAAGTCATATCTATATAATTTGAATTGAAAATGATATTCATGGCAGTTTATTGATTATTATGTCCTTAGGATGAATGGTACTGAAGTACCATTCATAGTATGAACCTCattgtatttatcttttatttccagGAGTTTTCTCTAGCACTTGTCCCCCTAACTGGATCACACGTGAAGATAGCTGTTATCTATTTAACACACTATTAGATTCCTGGGATGCAAGTAAAAGACGATGCTTTCAACTGGGCTCTAATCTTCTGAAGATAGACAGCTCAAAAGAGTTGGTAAGTGGAAATTTTGGTTATAATATCTGTGATCTATACTGAGCAGAAAAGTAGAGGTAGGTTCCAGATAACTATTTTCCCTAAAAGAAAGTAATTTTACATATTCTCTATAATTATAGTAATAGCATATATTGAGTAAAGTATATAATacaagcttttctttttaattaagtaaAATATGAACACATTTTGGATTTTCCTGCTAGCTCAGTTgacaaagaattcacctgcagtgcaggagacccagattcaatctctggtttgggaaggaaatgacaacccactccagtacattacactttaaaataaatcctTTAAACACAACTCCAAGTTGACTCTACTAATCAAGCCACACTCATTTTTGTGGGTTTGGattttaggttttatttatttattattattattattattattattttactttacaatactgtattggttttgccatacattgacatgaatccaccacaggtgtacatgcgttcccaatccTAAACTCCCTGTGGTACAGTGAAATAGAAGGTTCTTCCCCTTATCGCCATAATTATCAAGCTATGATAATATAcacttataaataatttattcctTGCAAGATACTAGGAAAGACAAGAGGTTTAAAAGTAAACTTCTAGCCATgctcaaataatttttaagaaaatagaaacgACTCAACAGCTGTTATAAGTTAAATATCTTGTATTGGCACCAAATGCCATAGAAATTCAGAGAGAGAAATTCCTGTAGACATAAAAATTGCACAGAAAAAGAGCAACTTGCAATGCATCTTGCCTGAAGGATAGAACTCAGGTGAGCTATGAGGAGGAGTTAATAGCCAGGGAATATTCTACCTTATAAATCTGAACAGCCTACAACTTCTATACTTACTTTTACTACTCGcaatttttgtgtttctgttttgttttccccacAGTTGCGGTTGACATAAAAATTAATGGAagtagatgtatggcaaaaaaaaaaaggggcatGGGACTGGAAGTCTGTCTGGCTTTTAGACTTTCCTATAATTGCCACTTTGTTGAGTTATATTTGTCAATAATTCAAATAGGATCATTAACCCATAGATTACTTATTCATAAAACGTGCAGTGGAACCAAACTGTTTTAACCTAGTCATCTAACTCTGCGAAGCATTTCTTGACAAAGGCTATATAAACTTATGTTTTCAATTAAAATTGTGGAAATGATAGTAGCCTGTCATCCATGAACACGGCCTGCAGACTCTGTCGTTCTTGGATTTATTCTGGTAGATTGAATGCAGGAAGCACAATTTTGCcatcaagtatttatttatttatttatattaaattttattggagtatagtcgctTTaggatgctgtgttagtttctgctataaaaCAAACTGAGTCCCCTTTTattaagatttccttcccatttagatcacctcAGAgggttgagtagagttccctgtgctctacggtaggttctcattagttatctcttttatgcATAGGCGTGTATGtatgggactcccctggtggctcagtggtaaagaatctgcctgtgatgctgaagatgcaggagacctgggttccctgggtcgggaagatcccctggagaagggcatggcaacccactccagtattcatgcctggagaatcccatgaacagaggagctcagcaagctacagtccatagggtggcaaagagtcggacatgaccgggTGACTGAGCACGAGCATTGAACAcaagtatatttatatatcaatcccaatctcccaattcatccctctctcctttccGCCTTGGTGTTCTTAAATGTctcctctatgtctgtgtctctatttcttctttgcacataagttcatctgtatcacttTTCCCAGATTCCCCATATAAAGCAACATTACAtgatatttatttatctctttctgacttacttcatggtGTATGACAGTccatctctaagtccatccatgtctctgccaATAGCACTATTTCATTCATCTTTATAGCTGAGTGACATTCCGTTATTTTTATGTACCAGTctgctttatccatttctctgttgatggaaatttaggttgCAACAATGTCCTGGCTATcccaaatagtgctgcaatgaacactgaggtgcatgtgtcATTTCGAATCactgttttttctgagtatatgtCCAGCATTGGtagtgctgggtcatatggtagttctagttttttgagaaacttccatactgttctccatagtggctgtacccatttacattcctaccaatagtgtaggagggttccattcTCTCCACAACTTCtctagaatttattgtttgtagttttttgatgatggcccttctgactgGTGTCACCTCTGACTGGTGACGCTTCATCgtgttttgaattgcatttctctaatagttagtgatgttgaacatctttacatggatttgttggccatttgtatgtcttctttggagagatgtctctctaggtcttctgcccattttattttgttgtctgttgttttgatactgagttgcatgagctgtttgtatattttgaagatcaatcccttgtcagttgttttgtttgcaaatattttctcccattctaaggactatctttttgttttgcttgtggCTTCCTTTGTGGTACAAAAGcttgaagtttaattaggtctcttTTGTTATctgttttcatatgtttttattttcattaatctagAAGGTGAGTCCAAAAAAAATCCTGCTgctatttatgtcaaagagtgttctgcctatgcttcTTTCTAAGATTTACAGTGTTCagccttacatttaagtttttaatccattttgagtttatttttatgtatagagttagggagtgttctaatttcacttaCCATTGCAATAGAAAGGATAATACCTCAGAATAAACCTAACTTATGGAGGCAAagaaagtgcagaagaattgatgcttttgaactgtggtgttggagaagactcttgagagtcccttggactgcaaggagatccaaccagtccatcctaaaggaaatcagtcctgggtgttcattggaaggactggtgtcgaagctgaaactccaatactttggccacctgatgcaaagagctgagtcatttgaaaagaccctgatgttgggaaagattgaaggtgggaagagaagggaacgacagaggatgagatgtatagatggcatcactgactcaatggatgtgagtctgagtgaactccgggagtcggtgatacacagggaggcctggcgtgctgcagtccatgaggtcacaaagagttggacacgactgagcgactgaactgaactgaactgatggaggcaAAAAACccgtactcagaaaactataagatactgatgaaagaaatcaaagatgacacaaacagatggaaagatacaccatgtTCTTGAGTTGGAAGACTAGTactgtgaaaataactatactacccaatacaatctacagattcaatgaaattttcctattaaattacaaatggcatttttcacaaaattagaAGATTTTTTCAATTTGTACGGAAatacaaaagactccaaatagccaaagcaatcttgaggagaAAAAACAGAGCAGGAGGAATCAGGCTtcctaacttcagactatacaGTCATGAAGATAGTATGGTGCTGGCACCAaagtagaaatatagatcaatggaatcagtcgtgtccgactctttgagaccccatgggctgtagcccaccaggctcctctgtccatgggattttccaggcaatagtactggagtggattgccatttccttctccaggggatcttcctgacccggggatcaaacccaggtctcccactttgtagacagacgcttaaccatctgagccaccagggaagcccttctcatggaaatacaaaaaactccaaatagccaaagcaatcttgaggagaAAAAACAGAGCAGGAGGAATCAGGCTTCCGGACTTCAGACTATACAGTCATGAAGATAGTATGGTGCTGGCACCAaagtagaaatatagatcaatggaataggataAAAGCCCAGcagtaaacccatgcacctatggtcacctaatctatgacaaaagagccaagaatatacaatgcagaaaagacaatcttttcaaTAAGTCAttctgggaaagctggacagctataCGTAAAAGAAGGATCTATTCTTCGTTGGAAAATTAAACGATAAGGACTCTGCAAAAATGAGATATGCTTTTTGAGACAGTGACTGGCATTCAAGAATTGGCACGTCTATCTAGGCTGATGCCAGTATATGCACGCATCCTCCATCAAGGTGATTCAATCTCTGTCTCTCAAAATCTTCTAAcagtctttctctgtatctatcatctctgtccttcactgtgtctctttttctctccttgatTTTATCTATGTTTCCTTACAGGATTTTATATCAAGGCGAGTGTCTTCCCAGCCTGATCATTCATTTTGGATAGGGCTTTCTCGCCATCGGACAGAAGAACCATGGCTCTGGGAGGATGGCTCCACCTTGTTGTTTAACCTGTAAGTATCCAGAGAGACAAAGTTTCATACCTTCTCTCAGAGAGGTAAGAGCATGTCACACAGTTAAGGATCCAATCTGTTGGCCATaataaggaagagagagaaaaagagacacagtgaTGGGAAGAAACACcgagccaggaaaaaaaaaacaagtaaaataagaGGACAGAGGAGGACTTACAGGTCAAAAAGTGCTGAGTGGTCACTTCAAGATATCAACACATGTGGTCCCTCAGCTTTCTTACCAGGAGGGCATGTGTTTGAAGATTCCCAGGAAGGAGCACTCACTCAGTGTAAATCTGTGGTTAAGAGCAGGGCTTTGAAGTCAGTTTTCAGCCTAAGTCTGGTCCTTTAACTGTGTGGAACTGGATAAGTTGCTTAATCTTAtctgtgccccccccccccctttccaAATCTgtaaaggagaataaaaataattcctaCCTCTAAAGATTTTGAGATAAAAGTAAAATCACttggcacagtgtctggcacatgctTTTTATCATGGGTTCAGATAGAGAAATTGTATGCGTAAGCAAGCTTGTGGTTCAGCATCCTGGGGACATAattttttcctcccaccttccaccttccctggtggctcagatggtaaagaacctacatgcagtgcaggagacccgggttcgatccctgggtgtggaagctcccctgcagaaggaaatggcaacccactccagtattcttgcttgggaaattccatggacagaggatcctggtgagctacagtccggaGTGCGgcaggcagacacgactgagtgactaacactggcCACAACGCTCCACCTGGTGGCAAGATTGAGAAATGCACATTTCATTTgttactctttttttctgtttggcagttttatttttcatttaatcctgCACCAAAATAGTCCTTTGTTTTCCAGCTTCTGCTAGGTTTTCTGCTAAATTCTCATTTCAGATGCATTTATTTCACagtattaaattaaataaatggcaACCAACCAACAATTGATGGCATCTCGGAGTCAGTAAAAAGATAGCCCTAGAAAACAATAGAGATCTATGCATTTTATTAGATTTTCCCCACAGATTCATGGTTTTCATTGCTTCTTattcctctctgcctctcctaccttccattttgaatcattttttaaatctgaagAATACATTTTGgtatttcctttagagttgaaGTTTTACAGTTGAATTCTCCGTGCTTGTCTAAAACTCTTTATTTCAACTTTCCTAAAACAATATTTTGagtataaaattagaaatctgtAGCCTTTTTCTCTTAGGCATTCAAAGATATTATTATAATgtattctatttttattgttgtttttgaaaGATCAATTATTTGAAAGCAAtatgttttatgtcttttttcaGCTTTGAAGTTTTCAGCCATACTTGCTTCAAATGTTGCTCTTTCCTGAATTTCTACCCTTCTTCTATAATTCCAATTAAATGTATTATAGACCCATTCACAATATCCTATATGTCTCATTTACTTTTTcctatagttttgtcttttttctttaacctATTTACCTGTCAtacatctttcagtttcattctttttcctcttcttcagttAAACTGCTGTTAAAAGCCCTAATTAAGCTTTTAACTTTGTTTAATGAATGtttaagttttataatttctcaaATCTATCCAGTTGCAATTTATAATTCTTAGCTTTTCCAAAACATTCTCAGTATTGTCTTTTAACTCCTAGAATACACTGTATAGTTGCTTTAATATTTGTGTTTGATAACCTAGTGTTTTACATTCATGTGTATCTGTTTCTGttatctttttcttctaattaaaaacatttatttacttgaTTGGGTGGGATCTTCGTTGTGACATGCGAGTTCTTTTTAGTTACAGTATGCATGTGaacacttagttgcagcatgtggggtctagtttctcaaacaggaatcgaacctgggctccTTGTATTGAGAGCgtg
This window encodes:
- the CLEC7A gene encoding C-type lectin domain family 7 member A is translated as MEYQSSVENLDEDGYTQLDFSSRSITRRSVVSEKGLCAASSRWRLIAATLGILCSVLLVITVVLSTLGIWRSSSGNNLLKSDSFPSRNKDNQSQPTQSSLEDSVIPTKALTTTGVFSSTCPPNWITREDSCYLFNTLLDSWDASKRRCFQLGSNLLKIDSSKELDFISRRVSSQPDHSFWIGLSRHRTEEPWLWEDGSTLLFNLFQIRSTVTEKDSSHNCAWIHVSDIYDQLCSVHSYSICEKKLSI